A single Oryza brachyantha chromosome 8, ObraRS2, whole genome shotgun sequence DNA region contains:
- the LOC102706308 gene encoding tubby-like F-box protein 12 isoform X1 — protein sequence MLIIFHGFFFGGVWICKSKIDCWLIQNLSAAELIWRILGRVASGEFLVSVHFSLAMSFRSIVRDVRESFGSLSRRSFEVRISGLPGLSGHHRGKSLGSLSELHDRPVVVDQSRWVGLPPELLRDVMKRLEEGESTWPSRKDVVACAAVCRTWREICKDIVQSPEICGKITFPVSLKQPGPRDGLIQCFIKRDKSKLTYYLYLCLSPAVLSENGKFLLAAKRTRRTTYTEYIISVDSKNISRSSNGYVGKLRSNFLGTKFVVYDTQPPYNAGSLASCQHGSRRISSRRVSPKLPTGSYPIARVKYELNVLGTRGPRRMQCTMHSIPASAVDPEGVVPGQPEQLLPGPFEESFRSTNTSSRFSSFMDRSLDFSSSRFSEISGLTNQQGEDDGEAKERPLVLRNKVPRWHEQLQCWCLNFRGRVTVASVKNFQLIAAPPPAAASAESSQPEQQQQQNQPSDHDKVILQFGKVAKDMFTMDYRYPLSAFQAFAICLTSFDTKLACE from the exons ATGCTAATCATCTTCCATG GTTTCTTTTTTGGTGGTGTTTGGATTTGCAAATCAAAGATAGATTGCTGGCTGATACAAAACTTAAG TGCTGCTGAGCTGATTTGGAGGATTCTTGGTCGTGTGGCATCTGGTGAATTTTTGGTTTCTGTGCATTTTTCGCTAGCGATGTCTTTCCGCAGCATAGTCCGTGATGTTAGGGAAAGCTTCGGAAGCTTATCAAGACGGAGTTTTGAGGTGAGAATTTCAGGTCTCCCTGGTCTTTCTGGCCATCACAGAGGGAAGTCCCTTGGATCTTTGAGCGAGCTGCATGATAGACCTGTAGTAGTAGATCAAAGCAGATGGGTTGGTCTTCCTCCTGAATTACTCCGTGATGTGATGAAAAGActagaggaaggagagagcaCTTGGCCTTCCCGCAAAGATGTCGTTGCCTGTGCAGCAGTCTGCAGAACATGGAGAGAGATATGTAAGGATATAGTGCAAAGCCCAGAAATCTGTGGAAAGATCACTTTTCCCGTGTCTCTAAAACAG CCTGGGCCTCGAGATGGTTTAATTCAGTGCTTTATAAAAAGGGACAAATCAAAATTGACTTATTATCTCTACCTGTGTCTTAGCCCTG CTGTGCTCAGCGAGAACGGAAAATTTCTGCTTGCAGCTAAGAGGACTCGTCGGACAACATATACGGAATATATAATATCTGTGGATTCTAAGAACATCTCACGGTCAAGTAATGGTTATGTTGGAAAACTTAG GTCAAATTTTCTTGGCACCAAATTCGTTGTCTATGACACACAGCCACCATACAATGCTGGGAGCCTTGCCTCATGTCAGCATGGCAGCCGTCGAATATCTTCTAGGAGGGTTTCACCGAAGTTACCCACTGGTAGCTACCCTATTGCTCGGGTGAAATATGAGCTAAATGTTCTTGGCACCAGGGGACCAAGGCGCATGCAATGCACCATGCATTCAATCCCAGCCTCAGCAGTTGACCCTGAAGGCGTGGTGCCTGGTCAGCCAGAGCAGCTTCTCCCTGGTCCATTTGAGGAGTCCTTTCGCAGCACAAACACCTCCTCCAGGTTCTCCTCTTTCATGGACAGATCTCTGGACTTCAGCAGCTCCCGCTTCTCGGAAATAAGTGGATTAACAAACCAACAAGGAGAGGATGATGGGGAGGCCAAGGAGAGGCCTTTGGTTCTCCGGAACAAAGTGCCAAGATGGCATGAGCAGCTGCAATGCTGGTGCCTGAACTTCCGTGGCCGTGTGACTGTGGCTTCTGTCAAGAACTTCCAGCTGATAGCTGCACCACCGCCAGCTGCTGCGTCTGCTGAATCTTCGCAaccagagcagcagcagcagcaaaaccAGCCATCCGATCACGACAAGGTTATCCTGCAGTTTGGTAAGGTTGCCAAGGACATGTTCACCATGGACTACCGGTACCCCCTCTCAGCATTCCAGGCTTTCGCCATCTGTTTGACTAGCTTCGACACCAAGCTGGCTTGTGAATGA
- the LOC102706308 gene encoding tubby-like F-box protein 12 isoform X2 → MSFRSIVRDVRESFGSLSRRSFEVRISGLPGLSGHHRGKSLGSLSELHDRPVVVDQSRWVGLPPELLRDVMKRLEEGESTWPSRKDVVACAAVCRTWREICKDIVQSPEICGKITFPVSLKQPGPRDGLIQCFIKRDKSKLTYYLYLCLSPAVLSENGKFLLAAKRTRRTTYTEYIISVDSKNISRSSNGYVGKLRSNFLGTKFVVYDTQPPYNAGSLASCQHGSRRISSRRVSPKLPTGSYPIARVKYELNVLGTRGPRRMQCTMHSIPASAVDPEGVVPGQPEQLLPGPFEESFRSTNTSSRFSSFMDRSLDFSSSRFSEISGLTNQQGEDDGEAKERPLVLRNKVPRWHEQLQCWCLNFRGRVTVASVKNFQLIAAPPPAAASAESSQPEQQQQQNQPSDHDKVILQFGKVAKDMFTMDYRYPLSAFQAFAICLTSFDTKLACE, encoded by the exons ATGTCTTTCCGCAGCATAGTCCGTGATGTTAGGGAAAGCTTCGGAAGCTTATCAAGACGGAGTTTTGAGGTGAGAATTTCAGGTCTCCCTGGTCTTTCTGGCCATCACAGAGGGAAGTCCCTTGGATCTTTGAGCGAGCTGCATGATAGACCTGTAGTAGTAGATCAAAGCAGATGGGTTGGTCTTCCTCCTGAATTACTCCGTGATGTGATGAAAAGActagaggaaggagagagcaCTTGGCCTTCCCGCAAAGATGTCGTTGCCTGTGCAGCAGTCTGCAGAACATGGAGAGAGATATGTAAGGATATAGTGCAAAGCCCAGAAATCTGTGGAAAGATCACTTTTCCCGTGTCTCTAAAACAG CCTGGGCCTCGAGATGGTTTAATTCAGTGCTTTATAAAAAGGGACAAATCAAAATTGACTTATTATCTCTACCTGTGTCTTAGCCCTG CTGTGCTCAGCGAGAACGGAAAATTTCTGCTTGCAGCTAAGAGGACTCGTCGGACAACATATACGGAATATATAATATCTGTGGATTCTAAGAACATCTCACGGTCAAGTAATGGTTATGTTGGAAAACTTAG GTCAAATTTTCTTGGCACCAAATTCGTTGTCTATGACACACAGCCACCATACAATGCTGGGAGCCTTGCCTCATGTCAGCATGGCAGCCGTCGAATATCTTCTAGGAGGGTTTCACCGAAGTTACCCACTGGTAGCTACCCTATTGCTCGGGTGAAATATGAGCTAAATGTTCTTGGCACCAGGGGACCAAGGCGCATGCAATGCACCATGCATTCAATCCCAGCCTCAGCAGTTGACCCTGAAGGCGTGGTGCCTGGTCAGCCAGAGCAGCTTCTCCCTGGTCCATTTGAGGAGTCCTTTCGCAGCACAAACACCTCCTCCAGGTTCTCCTCTTTCATGGACAGATCTCTGGACTTCAGCAGCTCCCGCTTCTCGGAAATAAGTGGATTAACAAACCAACAAGGAGAGGATGATGGGGAGGCCAAGGAGAGGCCTTTGGTTCTCCGGAACAAAGTGCCAAGATGGCATGAGCAGCTGCAATGCTGGTGCCTGAACTTCCGTGGCCGTGTGACTGTGGCTTCTGTCAAGAACTTCCAGCTGATAGCTGCACCACCGCCAGCTGCTGCGTCTGCTGAATCTTCGCAaccagagcagcagcagcagcaaaaccAGCCATCCGATCACGACAAGGTTATCCTGCAGTTTGGTAAGGTTGCCAAGGACATGTTCACCATGGACTACCGGTACCCCCTCTCAGCATTCCAGGCTTTCGCCATCTGTTTGACTAGCTTCGACACCAAGCTGGCTTGTGAATGA
- the LOC102706308 gene encoding tubby-like F-box protein 12 isoform X3 — protein MLGKASEAYQDGVLRPVVVDQSRWVGLPPELLRDVMKRLEEGESTWPSRKDVVACAAVCRTWREICKDIVQSPEICGKITFPVSLKQPGPRDGLIQCFIKRDKSKLTYYLYLCLSPAVLSENGKFLLAAKRTRRTTYTEYIISVDSKNISRSSNGYVGKLRSNFLGTKFVVYDTQPPYNAGSLASCQHGSRRISSRRVSPKLPTGSYPIARVKYELNVLGTRGPRRMQCTMHSIPASAVDPEGVVPGQPEQLLPGPFEESFRSTNTSSRFSSFMDRSLDFSSSRFSEISGLTNQQGEDDGEAKERPLVLRNKVPRWHEQLQCWCLNFRGRVTVASVKNFQLIAAPPPAAASAESSQPEQQQQQNQPSDHDKVILQFGKVAKDMFTMDYRYPLSAFQAFAICLTSFDTKLACE, from the exons ATGTTAGGGAAAGCTTCGGAAGCTTATCAAGACGGAGTTTTGAG ACCTGTAGTAGTAGATCAAAGCAGATGGGTTGGTCTTCCTCCTGAATTACTCCGTGATGTGATGAAAAGActagaggaaggagagagcaCTTGGCCTTCCCGCAAAGATGTCGTTGCCTGTGCAGCAGTCTGCAGAACATGGAGAGAGATATGTAAGGATATAGTGCAAAGCCCAGAAATCTGTGGAAAGATCACTTTTCCCGTGTCTCTAAAACAG CCTGGGCCTCGAGATGGTTTAATTCAGTGCTTTATAAAAAGGGACAAATCAAAATTGACTTATTATCTCTACCTGTGTCTTAGCCCTG CTGTGCTCAGCGAGAACGGAAAATTTCTGCTTGCAGCTAAGAGGACTCGTCGGACAACATATACGGAATATATAATATCTGTGGATTCTAAGAACATCTCACGGTCAAGTAATGGTTATGTTGGAAAACTTAG GTCAAATTTTCTTGGCACCAAATTCGTTGTCTATGACACACAGCCACCATACAATGCTGGGAGCCTTGCCTCATGTCAGCATGGCAGCCGTCGAATATCTTCTAGGAGGGTTTCACCGAAGTTACCCACTGGTAGCTACCCTATTGCTCGGGTGAAATATGAGCTAAATGTTCTTGGCACCAGGGGACCAAGGCGCATGCAATGCACCATGCATTCAATCCCAGCCTCAGCAGTTGACCCTGAAGGCGTGGTGCCTGGTCAGCCAGAGCAGCTTCTCCCTGGTCCATTTGAGGAGTCCTTTCGCAGCACAAACACCTCCTCCAGGTTCTCCTCTTTCATGGACAGATCTCTGGACTTCAGCAGCTCCCGCTTCTCGGAAATAAGTGGATTAACAAACCAACAAGGAGAGGATGATGGGGAGGCCAAGGAGAGGCCTTTGGTTCTCCGGAACAAAGTGCCAAGATGGCATGAGCAGCTGCAATGCTGGTGCCTGAACTTCCGTGGCCGTGTGACTGTGGCTTCTGTCAAGAACTTCCAGCTGATAGCTGCACCACCGCCAGCTGCTGCGTCTGCTGAATCTTCGCAaccagagcagcagcagcagcaaaaccAGCCATCCGATCACGACAAGGTTATCCTGCAGTTTGGTAAGGTTGCCAAGGACATGTTCACCATGGACTACCGGTACCCCCTCTCAGCATTCCAGGCTTTCGCCATCTGTTTGACTAGCTTCGACACCAAGCTGGCTTGTGAATGA